From Paenibacillus polymyxa, the proteins below share one genomic window:
- a CDS encoding sugar ABC transporter substrate-binding protein, with protein sequence MYIQKGLQKNKKLGLGAIMLLVLIILVTACGAPKTENGAQGTSTAGTSTGDGKTDSSNLKGKRVALIMEFNTGTFSQQYVQGVEDEVKKFGGTLTKFVANNDKAKMASLLDSAINQQFDVILTDHGDALLEPGLKKAISRNIPVIVFDAAVNVPGAVVLSQDDQSMAELTLEQMKKDIGGKGNIVKVWVAGFAPMERRQVAYDAFLKANPDIKEIATFGSAQNPALDTQAKMEAVLKQYPKGEITAVWAAWDEFAKGAARAIQQAGRTEIKVYGIDMSDEDLQMIQDPKNPWVASAAVDPTDIGRVQVRYAYQKLHGDNPEEKVVLKAVYVQREELPDKQISTSELSQFVKGWGKSEQGYKDWMKEYETSK encoded by the coding sequence ATGTATATCCAAAAAGGGCTCCAAAAAAACAAGAAGCTAGGGCTCGGAGCCATCATGCTACTGGTGCTGATTATACTGGTCACAGCATGTGGCGCGCCGAAAACAGAGAACGGCGCTCAAGGGACAAGCACTGCAGGAACGAGTACAGGAGACGGAAAAACAGATAGTTCGAATCTAAAGGGTAAACGGGTTGCTTTGATCATGGAGTTTAATACAGGTACGTTTTCGCAGCAGTATGTTCAAGGTGTGGAAGATGAGGTTAAGAAATTTGGCGGTACGCTGACCAAGTTTGTTGCCAATAACGATAAGGCTAAAATGGCTTCTTTGCTAGATAGTGCGATTAACCAGCAGTTTGATGTTATTTTGACTGACCACGGTGACGCATTGCTGGAGCCAGGACTTAAAAAAGCAATTTCCCGCAATATTCCGGTTATCGTGTTCGATGCCGCGGTCAATGTTCCGGGTGCGGTAGTGCTTTCACAGGATGATCAAAGCATGGCAGAGCTGACGCTTGAGCAAATGAAAAAGGACATCGGTGGCAAAGGAAACATTGTGAAGGTATGGGTTGCTGGGTTTGCGCCAATGGAGCGCCGTCAGGTTGCTTATGACGCATTTTTGAAAGCCAATCCAGATATTAAAGAGATTGCAACTTTTGGTTCGGCTCAGAATCCTGCTTTGGATACGCAAGCCAAAATGGAAGCAGTGCTAAAGCAATATCCTAAGGGTGAAATTACAGCAGTGTGGGCGGCTTGGGATGAATTTGCCAAAGGTGCAGCTCGTGCGATACAACAAGCTGGGCGTACGGAAATTAAAGTTTATGGGATTGATATGAGTGATGAAGATTTGCAAATGATTCAGGACCCGAAAAACCCGTGGGTGGCTTCAGCAGCCGTAGATCCAACAGATATCGGGCGCGTACAAGTGCGCTATGCATACCAGAAGTTGCATGGGGATAACCCTGAGGAGAAAGTTGTGCTGAAGGCAGTATATGTACAGCGCGAAGAGTTGCCAGATAAGCAAATTTCCACATCCGAGTTGTCTCAATTTGTGAAAGGATGGGGCAAGAGTGAGCAGGGCTACAAGGATTGGATGAAGGAATATGAAACGTCCAAATAA
- a CDS encoding sugar ABC transporter ATP-binding protein codes for MSTQVYTLEMKKISKRFAGVDALRAVDFTVQGGEIHALLGANGAGKSTLMKILSGAYRFDQGAIVVDGKELIIRSPWEAKRAGIHCVYQEVDSALVPQLTVAENIVMDDLSAPDGRWWAAPASMRRRAREALARLEVDIDVRRYVSELTLAEKQLVLIARILTQRANTIIFDEPTAPLSEEETRRLFRTIHTLKDEGVACILITHRLPEVIAHSDRITVMRDGERVFSGPASDLNVGDIITYMLGKTFDEEFPKTEVPIGETVLEARGLRKGLRVHGVDLQVRRGEILSIVGLVGAGKTELSRLLTGADKPDVGELTFKGRFIRLREPADAIAQGIVSIPEERRKQGVLIEESVERNLSLPLLGKLSVLGFISRYKERNNGNGVVASLGIKTPSLRQHVKYLSGGNQQKVAIGKWLHFGADVFVFDEPTKGVDIGAKSDIFRIIGELAAQGKAIIYLTCEFAEGIGIGDRIAVMYDGKIIREFARGEVEQEQLLLYASGGEEVHS; via the coding sequence ATGAGTACACAAGTATATACATTGGAGATGAAGAAGATCAGCAAACGGTTTGCTGGTGTAGATGCGCTGCGAGCCGTGGATTTTACGGTGCAGGGTGGCGAAATTCACGCTCTGCTAGGTGCCAACGGGGCAGGGAAGAGCACATTAATGAAAATCTTGTCAGGTGCGTATCGTTTCGATCAGGGAGCGATCGTTGTGGATGGCAAGGAGCTGATTATTCGTTCACCGTGGGAAGCCAAAAGAGCCGGAATTCACTGCGTGTATCAAGAAGTCGATTCGGCACTTGTGCCTCAGTTAACCGTCGCTGAAAATATTGTAATGGACGATTTGTCTGCACCTGATGGTCGATGGTGGGCTGCACCAGCGTCCATGCGCAGGCGAGCACGTGAAGCGTTAGCACGTCTGGAGGTTGATATAGATGTACGACGATACGTGTCAGAATTGACGTTGGCAGAAAAGCAACTTGTACTCATCGCACGGATTTTGACACAGCGGGCGAATACTATCATTTTTGACGAGCCAACAGCACCGCTGAGCGAGGAAGAAACGAGGCGTTTGTTCCGCACCATTCATACCCTCAAGGATGAGGGAGTAGCATGTATTCTCATCACGCACCGATTGCCGGAGGTCATCGCGCACAGTGACCGTATTACGGTGATGCGTGATGGTGAGCGCGTGTTCTCGGGACCTGCTTCTGATTTAAATGTAGGCGACATTATCACGTATATGCTTGGGAAAACATTTGATGAGGAATTTCCGAAAACAGAGGTACCTATTGGTGAAACGGTATTGGAAGCAAGAGGACTCCGTAAGGGATTGCGGGTTCACGGCGTTGATTTGCAGGTCAGACGCGGCGAAATTCTGTCTATTGTGGGTTTGGTCGGTGCGGGCAAGACGGAGTTGTCACGACTACTTACAGGGGCAGACAAGCCTGATGTGGGGGAGCTGACCTTCAAGGGGCGCTTCATTCGTTTGCGTGAGCCAGCGGACGCGATAGCTCAAGGAATTGTGTCCATACCTGAGGAGCGGCGTAAGCAGGGGGTCTTGATTGAGGAGAGCGTGGAACGAAACCTTAGTCTTCCGCTCTTAGGCAAGCTGAGTGTCCTGGGTTTCATCAGTCGGTATAAAGAACGTAATAACGGTAATGGGGTTGTCGCCTCTCTTGGTATTAAGACGCCTTCACTGCGCCAGCATGTTAAGTATTTGAGCGGTGGGAATCAGCAAAAGGTTGCGATAGGAAAATGGCTTCATTTCGGTGCGGATGTATTCGTTTTTGACGAGCCAACTAAGGGTGTGGATATAGGGGCAAAAAGCGATATTTTCCGTATCATCGGAGAATTGGCTGCACAAGGAAAAGCAATCATTTATCTTACCTGTGAATTTGCGGAAGGTATAGGCATTGGTGATCGGATAGCAGTCATGTATGACGGTAAAATAATAAGGGAATTTGCGCGAGGCGAAGTCGAACAGGAACAGCTTCTGTTGTACGCCAGCGGTGGTGAAGAGGTGCATTCATGA
- a CDS encoding ABC transporter permease produces MKEKWLNVSFRYGAVVVIIGVLAFFSATLPYFWTYDNLMDILGSIAIVTFVAIGVTLSLIVDGFDLSVGATVSLTTVVSASLMVWYEQPVAVVIIVSLIVGALVGLLNSLLIIKLRIPDLLATLAIMYIVSGIHQTYAQGYTIYNHMQFPDGSKAPGEISPAFLLLGQGKWLGIPISVILLLLAVAAVHVFLTYTKHGRQMYVTGGNEEAARLSGIRVKKVRTLAYIASGVFAAIAGILYASRVGSGQIDAGSPLLMEAVAAVFVGFSVFGAGKPNVIGTFIGAVLIGVLVNGLTMMNVQYFAHDIVKGVVLVLALAVTFYVLNRRRT; encoded by the coding sequence ATGAAGGAAAAATGGTTAAATGTCTCGTTTCGATACGGTGCTGTAGTTGTCATTATAGGTGTGTTGGCGTTTTTCTCAGCCACATTACCTTATTTCTGGACGTATGATAATTTGATGGATATTCTTGGCTCCATTGCGATTGTTACTTTCGTGGCCATTGGTGTGACGTTATCACTTATTGTAGACGGTTTTGACCTGTCGGTTGGTGCAACGGTATCTTTGACGACGGTCGTCTCAGCTTCGTTGATGGTCTGGTATGAACAGCCTGTTGCAGTGGTTATTATTGTATCTCTGATTGTTGGAGCTTTGGTTGGGCTGTTGAATTCACTTTTGATTATTAAACTGCGTATCCCCGATTTGCTCGCAACTCTAGCCATTATGTATATCGTTAGCGGGATTCACCAAACATACGCACAAGGCTATACCATCTACAATCATATGCAGTTTCCTGATGGCAGCAAGGCGCCAGGCGAGATATCTCCAGCATTTCTTTTACTGGGGCAGGGTAAATGGTTGGGTATCCCGATTTCGGTTATTTTACTGTTGCTAGCTGTGGCAGCGGTGCATGTTTTCTTGACCTACACAAAGCACGGGCGTCAAATGTATGTAACTGGCGGGAATGAGGAGGCTGCTCGTCTGTCAGGTATACGGGTAAAAAAGGTCCGTACACTGGCCTATATCGCTTCAGGCGTATTTGCGGCAATTGCCGGTATTTTATATGCCTCGCGTGTAGGCTCGGGTCAAATTGACGCTGGCTCTCCCTTACTTATGGAGGCGGTAGCTGCAGTATTTGTCGGCTTTTCAGTGTTTGGTGCGGGTAAACCCAATGTTATTGGTACATTTATTGGTGCGGTGTTAATCGGCGTATTAGTTAATGGACTGACCATGATGAATGTGCAATATTTTGCCCATGACATTGTCAAAGGAGTAGTGCTGGTGCTTGCGCTGGCTGTTACTTTTTACGTACTGAACCGTCGTCGTACTTGA
- a CDS encoding HU family DNA-binding protein — MNKTDLINQVSESTELSKKDVTKAIDAVFEAIAGALQNGDKVQLVGFGNFEVRERSARKGRNPQTGEEIEIPASKIPAFKPGKALKDGIK, encoded by the coding sequence TTGAATAAAACGGATTTGATCAATCAGGTTTCTGAGAGCACTGAATTGTCCAAAAAGGACGTAACCAAAGCAATCGATGCAGTATTTGAAGCGATCGCTGGAGCACTGCAAAACGGAGACAAGGTACAACTGGTAGGTTTCGGGAACTTTGAGGTTCGTGAACGTTCCGCACGTAAAGGACGTAACCCGCAAACAGGAGAAGAAATCGAAATCCCTGCGAGCAAAATTCCGGCATTCAAACCGGGTAAAGCGCTCAAAGACGGAATTAAATAA
- the mtrB gene encoding trp RNA-binding attenuation protein MtrB — translation MEDNVTGSSEYVVIKAKSNGCQVFGLTRGQDTRLHHSEKLDKGEVMIVQFTDHTSAIKIRGKAVVMTKHGVVDTEE, via the coding sequence ATGGAAGATAATGTGACGGGCAGCAGTGAGTACGTCGTAATTAAAGCAAAAAGCAATGGATGCCAGGTTTTTGGTCTGACGAGAGGTCAGGATACACGCCTGCATCACTCAGAAAAATTGGACAAGGGCGAGGTGATGATCGTTCAATTTACGGATCATACTTCTGCCATCAAAATTCGCGGCAAGGCCGTGGTGATGACCAAGCACGGTGTTGTAGATACGGAGGAGTAA
- a CDS encoding heptaprenyl diphosphate synthase component 1 translates to MKPYRVPQLARKYVEYDMIQQHTEMPAFPDSRTRLLFEFLNRNAQGLHASEDELYALVTSLVQMGLDTHDMIDTLSGIRSPEEMRSRQLKVLAGDYFSSRFYQLLALAGRIEAISKLSDAVCEVNAGKMSLYWEMKHFRLNTAQYLSQMVCFKQELFLSLTSLIAEQDQEVWKQLLNEFALCDTLVEEWEKRAEPDKSRFGYIFWHIYGNGDQHEQALLSEGGTETAVWRKLVLKYKAEDAILDKLRTAATHIRQTLSDEQNTGIEEFECMLEPFLKLLNSSHPVVREG, encoded by the coding sequence ATGAAACCGTATCGCGTACCTCAATTAGCAAGGAAATATGTGGAATACGACATGATTCAACAACATACGGAAATGCCGGCTTTTCCTGACAGCCGTACCCGTTTGCTGTTTGAGTTTTTGAATCGGAATGCGCAAGGGCTGCATGCCAGTGAGGATGAACTGTACGCTTTGGTTACATCACTTGTGCAGATGGGACTGGATACGCATGATATGATTGATACTTTATCCGGTATACGAAGTCCGGAAGAGATGCGTTCCAGACAGCTGAAAGTGTTAGCCGGTGACTACTTCAGCAGCCGTTTTTATCAGCTACTTGCACTGGCAGGCCGAATCGAGGCCATTTCGAAGCTGAGTGATGCTGTATGTGAAGTGAACGCAGGGAAAATGAGCTTATACTGGGAGATGAAGCATTTTCGATTGAATACCGCTCAGTATTTATCTCAGATGGTTTGCTTCAAACAGGAGCTTTTTTTATCATTGACTTCACTTATTGCAGAACAGGATCAGGAAGTCTGGAAGCAGCTTCTTAATGAATTCGCTCTCTGTGACACGCTGGTGGAGGAATGGGAGAAACGGGCAGAACCAGACAAGTCCCGTTTCGGATATATCTTCTGGCATATTTACGGTAACGGAGACCAGCATGAGCAGGCACTGCTTTCAGAGGGTGGTACTGAAACAGCAGTTTGGCGTAAGCTTGTGCTGAAATACAAAGCCGAGGATGCGATACTGGACAAGCTTCGCACGGCTGCTACACACATCCGGCAGACCCTGTCAGATGAACAAAACACGGGGATTGAGGAATTTGAATGCATGCTTGAGCCTTTCCTGAAGCTGCTAAACAGTTCGCACCCGGTTGTGAGGGAAGGTTAG
- a CDS encoding demethylmenaquinone methyltransferase has translation MGSSDTKPKEQFVHGVFESIAGKYDLMNDILSFRRHKAWRKFTMKKMNMHHGDTAIDLCCGTCDWTLAMARASESGHIVGLDFSQNMLNVGERKITSESREKQIKLVRGNAMDLPFEDNSFDYATIGFGLRNVPDLRRVLQEMQRVVKPGGQVVCLELSKPTWQPFKGIYYAYFQHILPMLGKLFAKRYEQYKWLPDSLALFPGRDELADIFREVGLKDVQAHSLTGGIAALHIGIKESQHV, from the coding sequence ATGGGATCAAGCGACACCAAGCCGAAAGAGCAATTCGTTCATGGCGTGTTTGAAAGTATAGCCGGTAAATACGATTTGATGAACGATATACTGAGCTTTCGTAGACATAAGGCTTGGCGGAAATTTACAATGAAAAAAATGAACATGCATCACGGCGATACGGCAATCGACCTTTGTTGTGGGACATGTGACTGGACGCTTGCGATGGCGCGTGCAAGTGAAAGTGGTCACATCGTAGGATTGGATTTTAGCCAGAACATGCTAAATGTTGGCGAGCGCAAGATTACATCAGAATCCCGCGAAAAGCAAATCAAGCTTGTACGAGGCAACGCGATGGATCTACCTTTTGAAGACAATTCATTTGATTATGCGACGATTGGTTTCGGTCTTCGCAACGTACCTGATTTGCGCCGCGTGTTGCAGGAAATGCAACGTGTCGTCAAGCCTGGTGGGCAGGTCGTATGTTTGGAGTTGTCCAAACCTACTTGGCAGCCGTTCAAGGGAATTTACTACGCATATTTTCAACACATCTTGCCCATGCTCGGCAAATTGTTCGCCAAACGTTATGAGCAGTACAAATGGCTCCCTGATTCGTTGGCGCTTTTTCCAGGAAGGGATGAACTGGCTGACATCTTTCGTGAAGTCGGATTGAAGGATGTTCAGGCTCATTCTCTCACCGGAGGCATTGCGGCATTGCATATTGGAATCAAGGAGAGTCAGCATGTTTAA
- a CDS encoding UbiX family flavin prenyltransferase, which yields MNNQVSNHQGKRIVIGITGASGSIYGVRLVETLLDLQYTVHLIVSNAGWRVLKEELGWNVTDREGALNEQFGGRPGSLVYHPFTDIGASIASGSYLVDAMIIMPCSMGTLSAVAHGSSDNLMARAADVMMKEGRPLILVPRETPLHAIHLENMLKLARLGVKMIPAMPAFYFHPKTLDDIVLFLVGKVLDSLRIEHQLFTRWGDSDADTGHQDNHNRKN from the coding sequence ATGAATAATCAGGTGAGCAACCATCAAGGCAAACGAATCGTTATTGGCATTACAGGTGCGAGCGGAAGCATTTATGGTGTACGACTAGTAGAGACACTGCTGGACTTGCAGTATACAGTTCACCTGATTGTTTCTAATGCTGGCTGGCGGGTATTGAAAGAGGAGCTGGGCTGGAATGTGACCGACCGGGAAGGAGCTTTGAATGAACAATTCGGAGGCCGTCCCGGTTCTCTTGTATACCATCCGTTCACAGATATTGGAGCTTCAATAGCGAGTGGCTCTTATTTAGTAGATGCCATGATTATCATGCCCTGCTCGATGGGGACGTTGTCAGCGGTAGCGCACGGTTCGTCTGATAATCTCATGGCACGTGCAGCAGATGTGATGATGAAGGAAGGTCGTCCGCTAATCCTTGTGCCTCGTGAGACACCGCTACATGCTATTCATTTGGAAAATATGCTTAAGCTTGCGAGACTCGGCGTCAAAATGATTCCGGCCATGCCAGCTTTTTATTTTCATCCAAAGACGCTGGATGATATTGTACTGTTCCTCGTAGGCAAAGTATTAGACAGCTTGCGTATAGAACATCAACTGTTTACGAGATGGGGGGATTCCGATGCCGATACCGGACACCAAGACAATCACAATCGGAAAAATTAA
- a CDS encoding menaquinone biosynthetic enzyme MqnA/MqnD family protein, producing MPIPDTKTITIGKIKYTNAWPIFHYFNPSKLLHSAEMVSKVPAELNRGMLNGSLDMSAMSSFAYASGAEEMLLLPDLSVSADGPVQSILLFSRKPLNEIINGTIALTNTSATSVNLLKILMQKAWEGQPTYFDCEPDLDLMLEQADAGLLIGDHAIKASWRSEGLYVTDLGEEWKRWTGYSMTFAVWAVRRAVAAQNPAAVAEIASAFRVSKQRSLSDLTPVISEACKEIGGSEDYWERYFTNLCYDFGEKQQQGLELYFKYAYELGLLDRRVKPLLWSDNTLTRVKE from the coding sequence ATGCCGATACCGGACACCAAGACAATCACAATCGGAAAAATTAAATATACAAACGCTTGGCCTATTTTTCATTACTTTAATCCTTCAAAGCTTCTCCATTCGGCGGAGATGGTCTCCAAAGTTCCGGCTGAATTGAATCGAGGCATGCTGAATGGGAGTTTGGATATGAGTGCGATGTCCTCCTTTGCGTATGCATCAGGTGCTGAGGAAATGCTGCTGTTGCCCGATTTATCCGTTAGTGCAGACGGTCCAGTCCAATCCATTTTATTATTTTCACGCAAGCCGCTAAATGAAATCATTAACGGAACCATTGCACTGACGAATACTTCAGCCACATCGGTGAACTTGTTGAAAATTTTGATGCAAAAGGCATGGGAAGGCCAGCCTACTTACTTTGACTGTGAACCAGATCTTGATTTGATGCTGGAACAGGCAGATGCAGGGTTGCTGATTGGAGATCACGCGATCAAGGCATCCTGGCGGAGTGAGGGCCTGTATGTAACCGACCTCGGAGAAGAGTGGAAACGCTGGACTGGCTATAGTATGACCTTTGCTGTATGGGCAGTTCGACGTGCTGTTGCTGCTCAGAATCCCGCTGCGGTGGCTGAAATTGCGAGTGCGTTCCGCGTAAGCAAGCAGCGTAGTCTGTCTGACCTGACACCTGTTATTTCTGAAGCTTGCAAGGAAATTGGAGGTTCAGAAGATTATTGGGAGCGCTACTTTACGAATCTGTGTTATGATTTTGGAGAGAAGCAACAACAAGGTTTAGAGCTTTATTTTAAGTATGCATATGAACTGGGGCTGCTTGACCGACGAGTGAAGCCGCTTCTCTGGAGTGACAATACGCTGACACGGGTGAAAGAATGA
- a CDS encoding polyprenyl synthetase family protein, whose protein sequence is MKRLDLFGLLKKDMNFIEEELYRSIDSREPLINDTSLHLLKAGGKRLRPVFVLLGGKFGEYDLDKLKRIAVPLELIHSASLVHDDVIDDAEMRRGQPTVKSKWDNRVAMYTGDYIYARALSIAAGLPNPDIHRVLSKALVQMSIGEMEQIRDFFNVDQSVRNYLLRIRRKTALLIAVSCQLGAMAAGARERVNSLLYSYGYNVGMAFQIQDDLLDLCGTEKKIGKPPGSDMRQGNITLPVIYALEQPELRDDLLAEIRRIQDGDGQGDARKAVDMIKKSEGITKAEILADRYINKALNALDLLPDVKTKKTLRDIAHFVTRRSY, encoded by the coding sequence ATGAAACGATTGGATTTGTTCGGTTTATTAAAAAAGGATATGAACTTCATAGAAGAAGAGCTGTACCGCAGCATTGACAGTAGGGAGCCGTTGATTAATGATACGTCGCTTCATCTACTTAAAGCAGGGGGCAAGCGTTTGCGTCCCGTGTTTGTATTGCTGGGAGGCAAGTTTGGAGAATATGATCTGGACAAGCTCAAGCGCATAGCGGTACCTCTGGAACTGATTCATTCTGCCTCTCTCGTTCACGATGATGTGATTGACGATGCGGAAATGAGACGCGGCCAACCCACCGTGAAGTCCAAATGGGACAATCGGGTGGCTATGTACACCGGAGACTACATATATGCACGCGCACTATCTATTGCTGCTGGGCTGCCGAATCCTGATATTCACCGAGTGCTGTCTAAGGCGTTGGTGCAGATGTCGATTGGTGAAATGGAGCAAATACGTGATTTTTTTAATGTGGATCAGAGTGTACGCAATTACTTGCTTCGCATACGGCGCAAAACAGCATTGTTGATTGCGGTCAGCTGCCAGTTGGGAGCTATGGCTGCAGGAGCACGGGAAAGAGTCAACTCACTGTTGTACAGCTACGGCTATAACGTAGGTATGGCTTTTCAAATTCAGGATGATTTGCTTGATCTGTGTGGAACAGAAAAAAAGATCGGCAAGCCGCCAGGCAGTGATATGAGACAGGGCAATATTACACTTCCGGTCATTTATGCGCTTGAACAACCCGAACTGCGAGATGATCTGCTGGCTGAAATTCGGCGAATTCAGGATGGGGACGGGCAAGGAGACGCCCGTAAAGCGGTGGATATGATCAAAAAAAGTGAAGGAATCACTAAAGCTGAAATTCTCGCCGACCGATATATTAATAAAGCGCTGAATGCGCTGGACTTACTACCAGATGTCAAAACAAAAAAGACGCTGCGCGATATTGCTCATTTTGTAACACGCCGCTCCTACTAA
- the ndk gene encoding nucleoside-diphosphate kinase, whose protein sequence is MDRTFLMVKPDGVQRGLIGRIVSRLEDKGFKMAAGKLVQVSREQAERHYAEHVGKPFFEELVGFITSGPVFAMVWEGDNIVTLSRLLIGKTQVTEALPGTIRGDFAAHTPFNLIHGSDSPESAEREIANFFTPEELVRYEKTVATWV, encoded by the coding sequence ATGGATCGTACGTTTTTGATGGTTAAACCGGATGGTGTACAACGCGGACTGATTGGACGTATTGTCAGTCGTTTGGAAGACAAGGGCTTCAAAATGGCGGCTGGCAAGCTTGTGCAGGTATCTAGAGAACAAGCAGAGCGGCATTATGCGGAGCATGTGGGCAAGCCTTTTTTTGAAGAGCTTGTAGGCTTTATCACATCAGGACCTGTATTTGCCATGGTTTGGGAAGGGGATAACATTGTTACGCTTTCCCGCTTGCTGATTGGTAAAACACAAGTAACAGAGGCTCTTCCGGGCACCATTCGTGGAGACTTTGCTGCACATACACCGTTTAACCTCATTCATGGTTCAGATTCACCGGAGAGCGCAGAGCGCGAGATTGCAAATTTTTTCACACCGGAAGAATTGGTTCGGTATGAAAAAACTGTAGCGACCTGGGTGTAA
- a CDS encoding CheR family methyltransferase produces MTDLELGQTDPDYTAFIRKIKDSTGIDLAQYKEAQMKRRLTTLRNKNGFPSFVSFYDAMMKEKPLFYEFLDRMTINVSEFWRNPNRWEVLRDIILPQLLVGKQKLKLWSAACSTGEEPYSLAMVLDGKGILGNCSITASDIDDGALAKAKEGKYLERSLKDVPEQVASKYFKPDGAMYRIDDRLKQAVKFQKQNLLLDRFEDGYDLIICRNVMIYFTEEAKHALYQKFAASLRPGGVLFVGSTEQIFSPNQYGLESTETFFYRKKA; encoded by the coding sequence ATGACAGATCTGGAACTGGGTCAGACGGACCCCGATTACACAGCGTTTATCCGCAAAATCAAGGACAGCACAGGTATTGATCTTGCACAATACAAAGAAGCACAGATGAAAAGGCGGTTAACGACGCTTCGCAACAAAAACGGGTTTCCCAGTTTTGTTTCTTTTTATGATGCCATGATGAAGGAAAAACCTCTATTCTATGAATTCTTGGATCGTATGACGATCAATGTTTCCGAGTTTTGGCGAAATCCCAATCGGTGGGAAGTGCTACGGGATATCATTTTGCCACAGCTGCTTGTGGGAAAGCAGAAGCTTAAGCTGTGGAGTGCGGCCTGCTCGACTGGTGAAGAGCCCTATAGCTTGGCTATGGTTCTCGACGGTAAAGGAATTTTAGGGAATTGCTCTATTACAGCTTCCGACATTGATGATGGTGCATTGGCTAAAGCCAAGGAAGGTAAATATTTGGAGCGTTCGCTCAAGGATGTGCCTGAGCAGGTAGCTAGCAAATATTTTAAACCAGATGGTGCCATGTATCGGATTGATGACCGTCTAAAACAGGCTGTGAAATTTCAAAAGCAAAACTTGCTGCTGGATCGGTTTGAGGATGGGTATGATCTCATTATCTGTCGAAATGTGATGATTTATTTTACAGAAGAGGCCAAACATGCGTTGTATCAAAAGTTTGCTGCCAGCCTTCGTCCCGGCGGTGTTTTATTTGTCGGCAGTACCGAGCAAATCTTTTCTCCTAACCAATATGGGCTGGAATCGACTGAAACCTTTTTTTATCGCAAAAAAGCATAA